The Naumovozyma dairenensis CBS 421 chromosome 1, complete genome genomic interval ATTTTAATGTACAgtgataaattatataacaaagaattcaaaatgTGGTGCAAAATGATTAAATCTTATATTAAACAAGATAGACAGTTTAAACGTGAAGATATTGAACGTgctaaatttgaaaaaagacaattagaaaaatcaaGTGAAGCTGCTAAGAAGAATAGACATTGATTCATACGTTACGAACAAAAGCAAAAGAAACACATTAtatgtaataatatttttaaaatatataggtatatatatacaggACAATTAACTCATTCAACATTGATAAAAATCTTTACAAaagttgaatatttttatcaGGTCAATTTTTGGTAtttcttatctttattCCATATCCAACCTTCACTACCTCTAATAACACCATATACTAACAATCCACCACCTATGCTTCGTATAGAATTTCTCCACCAAAGTGGATTTCTACGTTCAAATTCCTTCAATGTAACGCCCTTTTTCTTATCCTTATCAGAATAAGTGATTGCTCGTCCCGAGGCCAAGTATGTACCAAAGCCAATGGCTAAAAAGGAATTCATTACTTGACATGGCAAACAAtctaaattttcttcttcattgaaattCCTTTCAGCCGGTGGATTAAACACTGATAATATATTACTCATTTTTTCGTACTCTATTATCTCGCCTTTGTCCTTCTTTCCCTCTGAATATCGTCCTCAAAGTGTCCATTACTGAGTATAGTCATCTAAATGCgtaaatcatcattaccTAAATGTAGTGTAGAGCTAGTCAAAGTTAAACGCgagaaatttttcagatcTGTACGTGTAAATTGAAGTAATGGTCAAACTTCTTGATTTTGGAATTGAAGAATGTAAGGAATAGATGAACATAGTTATATAGCATCATCTCAGCTTTGACTATTTCAATCAAATGATATGGTAGAATTAACAGAATTCCAAAAGAAACGCCAAGAAAacattaaaagaaataatgatttactacaaaaattaaactTAACTAACAAAGCAtcagaaattaaaagagaAGCTGGCGTATTAacagaagatgaaaaacgaagaaagaagaagaaaatagcAACCAGCAAACCTAAAAGAAATGTTAATGTtaaaaaagagaaaagtCCTACTGTGCCGGTGAGACGTTCTAGACGGTTAAGAGGTGAAAGTGTTGATACCGATGGAATCCCTAATGTTAATGACaatcaattatttaaattgaaTGGGAATGGCGATGTTAAATTGGAAAGTTCCCCTGAGGATGACCaagttttgaaagatatgaAAGTGATAGGGGATGTCAAATTGAGTGATTTACTTAAAGAGGGCGATGATGATAACGCACTTTtagataaatttaaatcttttagTTCGAGACCTAGtgatttctttaatgaattgaagaaatacCGAGGAAATATTAAACTTGATGCTGAATTGGAAACTCAATTAAAGGAATTcgatttaaatttatatgatatttttcaacCTAATGAAATTAAGATTGTATACGAAAGAATTTCCgcaatatattttcatccATCCATAGAAAAGAAGCTGGTTGTAGCGGGTGACATATCTGGTAATGTGGGATTATGGAATGTAAGAGATGAACCAATTGATGATGAGTTATTGGAGCCTGAAATAACGAGATTTAAgttattcaataaaaatgtaGGAAGGATTGATTGTTTCCCAACCAACAGTTCGAAACTATTGGCAACTTCGTATGATGGCTCCATTCGTTCGATAGATTTGAGTAATCTAGAAAGTGAAGACCTACTAATCTTAACtaatgaatatgatgatGCACTTGGTGTTAGTGATTGCCAATTTAGTTACGACGATCCCAATGTTCTGTTTGTCACTACCTTGAGTGGTGAATTTACTACTCTCGATATGAGAATGAAGAAAGGCGAATTTAAtaacaaattgaaaagactATCcgataaaaaaattggcTCAATGAGTATCAATCCGAATCGCCCGTACGAAATTGCTACTGGCTCTCTTGATAGGACATTGAAACTTTGGgatattagaaaaattgTAAATAAACCAGATTGGTCACAGTATGAAGATTTCCCAAGTCATGAAATCGTCTCCACTTATGATTCAAGATTGAGTGTATCAGCAGTCTCATACTCACCAACTGACAATACTCTTGTTTGTAATGGGTATGATGACACCATTCGATTATTCGATGTCACTAAACCATCAGAAGATCTCCAGCCAAAACTAACACTAAAACATAATTGCCAAACTGGTAGATGGACTAGTATTTTGAAAGCCAGATTTAAGCCAAACAAGAATGTATTTGCCATTGCAAATATGAGCAGAGCTATTGATATATACAACAGTGACGGTCAACAATTAGCCCACCTAAATACTGCTACAGTGCCCGCTGTTGTGTCCTGGCATCCGCTCAGGAATTGGATTGTCGGAGGTAATTCCAGTGGTAAAGTGTTCTTATTCCAAGACgattctaataatgaagatactTTATAGAACTTACATTTGATATAAAAATTAATAGCTTGTCATTTTGATATCTAGGACAATGTGCCAATCAAAACTGTGACTGATAGTGTGCACTACT includes:
- the DMO2 gene encoding Dmo2p (similar to Saccharomyces cerevisiae YDL157C; ancestral locus Anc_7.334) produces the protein MSNILSVFNPPAERNFNEEENLDCLPCQVMNSFLAIGFGTYLASGRAITYSDKDKKKGVTLKEFERRNPLWWRNSIRSIGGGLLVYGVIRGSEGWIWNKDKKYQKLT
- the CMR1 gene encoding Cmr1p (similar to Saccharomyces cerevisiae YDL156W; ancestral locus Anc_7.333), with amino-acid sequence MVELTEFQKKRQENIKRNNDLLQKLNLTNKASEIKREAGVLTEDEKRRKKKKIATSKPKRNVNVKKEKSPTVPVRRSRRLRGESVDTDGIPNVNDNQLFKLNGNGDVKLESSPEDDQVLKDMKVIGDVKLSDLLKEGDDDNALLDKFKSFSSRPSDFFNELKKYRGNIKLDAELETQLKEFDLNLYDIFQPNEIKIVYERISAIYFHPSIEKKLVVAGDISGNVGLWNVRDEPIDDELLEPEITRFKLFNKNVGRIDCFPTNSSKLLATSYDGSIRSIDLSNLESEDLLILTNEYDDALGVSDCQFSYDDPNVLFVTTLSGEFTTLDMRMKKGEFNNKLKRLSDKKIGSMSINPNRPYEIATGSLDRTLKLWDIRKIVNKPDWSQYEDFPSHEIVSTYDSRLSVSAVSYSPTDNTLVCNGYDDTIRLFDVTKPSEDLQPKLTLKHNCQTGRWTSILKARFKPNKNVFAIANMSRAIDIYNSDGQQLAHLNTATVPAVVSWHPLRNWIVGGNSSGKVFLFQDDSNNEDTL